In one bacterium genomic region, the following are encoded:
- a CDS encoding D-alanine--D-alanine ligase, translated as MQTGVRVGVLIGGPSPEYEVSRATADNILLALEQLGYMIRPILVTPDQSWYVYANPEAYRANEYDEAFGVRDAVERLPHLIDVAIIAMHGKFGEDGGIQRLLDQAGLPYQGSGVRASRLAFDKHATSQVLRRSGIAVPDYTMIERSRWVAARARIIRQSVAAYGLPVIIKPNASGSSIGVSIARTVNELTEALELASAKYDRVIVQQYVAGHEVSCGILERDGTTMALPPTLIRYAKKSFFDYRAKYTAKVTEVITPAPFSSSTQKAIMQYAFGVHKILKLQGYSRVDMILARRRLWVLEANTLPELTNHSLFTQSAAVAGIDFSSLVNELVQHALTRPEVVELS; from the coding sequence ATGCAAACAGGGGTGAGAGTAGGGGTATTGATTGGGGGTCCATCTCCCGAATATGAAGTGTCACGGGCGACGGCGGATAATATCTTATTGGCGCTGGAACAGTTAGGCTATATGATAAGGCCAATATTAGTGACACCGGACCAGAGCTGGTATGTCTATGCCAACCCCGAAGCTTATCGGGCTAATGAATACGATGAGGCTTTTGGCGTACGGGACGCTGTTGAGCGGCTACCTCATTTAATAGACGTGGCGATAATAGCCATGCATGGTAAATTTGGTGAGGATGGTGGTATTCAGCGCCTCTTAGATCAAGCGGGATTGCCCTATCAAGGGAGTGGCGTACGGGCTAGCCGACTGGCTTTTGATAAGCATGCTACCAGTCAAGTTTTGCGCCGATCTGGTATAGCGGTACCAGATTATACAATGATTGAACGGTCTCGCTGGGTAGCGGCCCGGGCGCGTATTATCAGGCAGTCAGTAGCAGCTTATGGCTTGCCGGTTATTATTAAGCCCAATGCAAGCGGTAGCTCAATTGGCGTATCGATAGCTCGCACGGTTAATGAGCTGACCGAAGCTCTGGAGCTGGCAAGCGCCAAATATGATCGGGTGATTGTGCAACAGTATGTAGCTGGCCATGAAGTTAGTTGTGGTATTTTAGAGCGTGATGGCACGACTATGGCGCTACCGCCAACATTGATTCGATATGCCAAAAAGAGCTTCTTTGATTACCGCGCAAAGTATACGGCTAAAGTTACGGAAGTGATTACACCAGCACCATTTTCTAGCTCAACCCAGAAGGCAATTATGCAGTATGCCTTTGGGGTGCATAAAATATTAAAGCTACAAGGGTACAGTCGGGTCGATATGATTTTGGCTCGACGTCGACTGTGGGTGCTGGAGGCGAATACGCTACCCGAGCTAACTAACCATAGTCTCTTTACGCAATCTGCCGCTGTGGCAGGTATAGATTTTAGCAGTTTAGTAAATGAGCTGGTTCAACATGCACTGACACGGCCAGAAGTGGTAGAATTATCTTAA
- a CDS encoding methyltransferase domain-containing protein, protein MVERNTQWGEYYEHHQGRAPRPELMQLLDAMRQDGESFEGKTALEIGTGNMIETKALLDAGFGHVIATDITDGAENAAASLQLDVNDFGHDVERLEFLKVANEELAAHLEHESIDLAVAYLSLQFTPPEDFARLWVVLRESLKPGGKLSVILIGNRDDWARKTLADGSRAYKKMNFHSREDIEKLLTDFDSIQVREEEEDGKTHDGVAKHWHTFYVEAQKPNTV, encoded by the coding sequence ATGGTAGAGCGCAATACACAATGGGGAGAATACTATGAACATCACCAAGGAAGGGCTCCGCGACCAGAACTGATGCAGCTTTTGGATGCGATGCGACAGGATGGGGAGTCGTTTGAGGGCAAAACTGCGTTGGAGATTGGCACCGGTAACATGATAGAGACCAAAGCACTGTTAGACGCTGGTTTTGGACATGTAATTGCAACCGACATAACAGATGGTGCGGAAAACGCAGCAGCATCTTTACAGCTGGATGTGAACGATTTTGGGCATGATGTTGAGCGCCTGGAGTTTCTAAAAGTTGCGAACGAAGAACTTGCGGCTCACCTAGAACACGAGTCGATAGATCTAGCTGTCGCCTATTTGAGCCTGCAATTCACTCCACCCGAAGATTTTGCCCGTTTATGGGTGGTACTTAGAGAATCTCTAAAGCCGGGTGGGAAACTATCGGTTATTTTGATTGGCAATCGTGACGACTGGGCTCGAAAAACTTTGGCTGACGGTTCACGCGCCTATAAGAAGATGAACTTTCATAGCAGGGAAGATATAGAAAAATTACTGACTGATTTTGATAGTATTCAGGTTCGTGAAGAAGAGGAGGATGGTAAAACCCACGATGGCGTGGCTAAACATTGGCATACTTTCTATGTGGAAGCCCAAAAGCCAAACACCGTGTAA
- a CDS encoding C39 family peptidase: MNDTKINIHHSWQENPELLHVQLMEPRQRCGLACLEMIIESQLGHHVMASEIFRRAESYGAINSHNDWWHPGQVRVLTSYGLVAWRRNWTAPSQDSTFFEDNEGYDSAQMTAVNYQINMESDRRSLADKFLLSLHDSLELGNPVIVSVKSGFSDNKENHQVVISGYRAQDRVFFVHDPVQRSGPTTVPDHYLVEYANFWAIFSYHA; the protein is encoded by the coding sequence ATGAACGACACAAAAATAAATATTCATCATAGTTGGCAAGAAAATCCTGAACTTCTACACGTGCAGCTTATGGAACCTCGTCAGCGTTGTGGGTTGGCTTGTTTAGAGATGATTATTGAATCCCAGCTTGGTCACCATGTGATGGCGTCTGAGATTTTTCGGCGAGCTGAGAGTTATGGGGCGATTAATAGTCATAATGACTGGTGGCATCCCGGCCAAGTAAGGGTACTGACTAGCTACGGGCTAGTGGCTTGGCGCCGAAATTGGACTGCTCCATCACAAGACTCGACATTTTTTGAAGATAACGAAGGGTATGACTCTGCACAAATGACAGCTGTCAATTATCAGATTAATATGGAGTCGGACCGTCGTTCGCTGGCGGATAAATTCTTGTTGTCATTGCACGATTCCTTAGAGTTAGGTAACCCGGTAATTGTGAGTGTAAAGTCGGGCTTTTCTGATAATAAAGAAAATCATCAAGTGGTGATTTCTGGCTATCGCGCGCAAGATAGGGTATTTTTTGTGCATGACCCCGTGCAAAGATCGGGGCCGACTACTGTACCTGATCATTATTTGGTAGAGTACGCAAATTTTTGGGCAATTTTTAGTTACCACGCCTAG
- the nusB gene encoding transcription antitermination factor NusB — protein sequence MSSNRHLARVVALQTLYEYEFRTRSGIEGLTSDVNTILDRNIAVYKDSLGDDEFARDITLGAMKHRDDTDAMIAPAAPEWPIDQIAKMDLTILRLAIYELMIKREVPPKVVINEAVELAKSFGGENSSRFINGVLGTIYRQSEFYDPTEDHKIQREREAREGKETSAQRSSSSKKTERSTPDKPDGSEPTDGDNE from the coding sequence ATGTCTTCTAATCGTCACCTTGCCCGTGTTGTAGCACTCCAAACTCTGTATGAGTATGAGTTTCGTACGCGTTCTGGTATTGAGGGACTTACGTCTGATGTGAATACTATTCTAGACCGCAATATTGCAGTGTATAAAGATTCGCTAGGTGATGATGAGTTTGCACGAGACATTACCTTGGGTGCAATGAAGCACCGTGATGATACGGATGCAATGATTGCACCAGCCGCCCCAGAATGGCCAATCGACCAGATTGCAAAAATGGACCTGACCATTCTGCGCCTGGCAATTTACGAGCTGATGATTAAGCGCGAAGTTCCACCAAAAGTTGTAATTAATGAGGCGGTGGAGCTGGCCAAGAGTTTCGGCGGAGAAAACTCCAGCCGATTCATCAATGGCGTGCTTGGTACTATTTATCGACAGAGTGAATTTTATGACCCAACCGAAGATCACAAAATCCAACGAGAACGCGAAGCCCGCGAAGGCAAAGAAACGTCTGCACAACGGTCGTCGTCGAGCAAAAAAACAGAACGCTCAACACCCGATAAGCCAGACGGCTCCGAACCAACCGACGGCGATAACGAATAA
- the rnc gene encoding ribonuclease III: protein MSIVLRDKEAIEKILEINFVNDELYREAFTHRSYLNEHKKHQINHNERMEFLGDAVLELVVTDYLFRNFDNPEGEMTAWRSALVKTESLAEVAERLELGQYLMMSRGEAKSGGRTRQALLANMMEAIIGALYLDHGYDVAGEFIAKHIISQLDTILKEGTYIDAKSRFQELAQEKEGVTPHYQLLAEEGPDHEKIFTIGVYVGSRLCGKGQGNSKQNAQQAAATEALTGYR, encoded by the coding sequence ATGAGTATTGTTTTACGCGACAAAGAAGCGATTGAAAAAATTCTGGAAATTAACTTTGTTAATGATGAGTTGTACCGAGAGGCCTTTACTCATCGTAGTTATTTAAATGAGCATAAGAAGCATCAGATAAATCATAACGAACGTATGGAATTTTTGGGTGATGCTGTTTTAGAGCTGGTGGTGACCGACTATTTGTTCCGTAATTTTGATAACCCCGAAGGCGAGATGACGGCTTGGCGCAGTGCTTTAGTTAAAACTGAGAGTCTTGCAGAAGTGGCTGAACGTCTGGAACTGGGTCAGTATTTGATGATGAGTCGTGGTGAGGCTAAGAGTGGTGGTCGGACGCGCCAGGCACTTCTAGCGAATATGATGGAGGCGATTATTGGTGCGCTGTATTTGGATCATGGTTACGATGTGGCTGGTGAGTTTATTGCCAAGCATATTATTTCTCAGCTTGACACAATCCTGAAAGAAGGCACTTATATTGATGCTAAGAGTCGGTTCCAGGAGTTGGCACAAGAGAAAGAAGGCGTTACGCCACATTATCAACTGCTGGCTGAAGAAGGTCCAGATCATGAGAAGATTTTTACGATTGGCGTGTATGTTGGTTCGCGCTTGTGCGGTAAGGGGCAGGGGAACTCCAAACAGAATGCTCAGCAGGCCGCTGCCACCGAGGCGTTAACGGGGTATAGGTAG
- a CDS encoding chromosome segregation protein SMC: protein MYLRRLEIAGFKSFGNRVKLDLEPGISAIVGPNGSGKSNIAEAIRWVLGERAGRSLRTTKTEDLIFSGTEKGRAKVSLAEVSLVLSGRVDEGLDYEELKISRKLYRSGESEYRLNGRKCLARDLAKILAQAGFGTSSYTVIGQGMVDNLIIASPAERKLLFEEASGIRGFELERTDVLVRLRQAQEQAQKLRNEALELVPERDRVSQDVDRLGRRREVASGLKLAQQYFLQQEIMRVEDVQKQLNKDKSELEKEIVKLDLAEKGLRAQAQKLADNSQQSAQNQTDLIQALADLDSKRSQLSGQITQIQVELELKKAELNSKNSQSQQVKNKTKLQSNLKALQKDLQDQTQKSDVLTEKIAQFDNKIRDLTKQLAKLRQALRNNQRAAYIGQALGLARLIARQLTEDKAISSSQLRILLHKLIRTVKLAHDSDLADAPDKIAKLQQQAAREMAKKEEVVEKQTTIIIRIRSLELDIHAIEKELESSRLELPSKLEEELLQRIKVQEEKLTKLCAERDRYEVEQEKLRGKLAKLSRQDTIQAQVEIAHQLEEVVQQGKMKQEDRSRIDARCEDLKQELKQLLQQAKTWRVEIGDRVKTIGRQVNRDTITRLEAELTLIGEIDEAVVVAHGQLQERIAYLEDQAQDIERAITDLEKVLDELTRRIQSTFAKNFARINRSFAKHFAQLFSGGTAELTLLQLDDDYGIEITVQPPGKRVATLSALSGGEKALSAIALLSAILSVNPSPFIVLDEVDAALDDRNAQLFCQTLKQLAKKSQILVITHNHETMVQSDKLFGVTASPRTASTVLAVELAEAEAVG, encoded by the coding sequence GTGTATCTGAGGCGTTTGGAGATTGCTGGCTTTAAATCGTTTGGTAATCGAGTAAAGCTCGATTTGGAGCCGGGTATTTCAGCAATTGTGGGGCCCAATGGTTCCGGCAAAAGTAATATTGCCGAAGCCATTCGCTGGGTGCTTGGCGAGCGGGCAGGGCGAAGCTTGCGTACTACAAAGACAGAAGATTTAATTTTTTCTGGCACTGAAAAAGGCCGCGCCAAAGTTTCGTTGGCAGAGGTCAGCTTAGTGTTATCTGGTCGGGTGGATGAAGGGCTGGATTATGAAGAGCTTAAAATCTCGCGTAAGTTGTATCGTTCTGGCGAGAGTGAGTATCGCTTAAATGGTCGTAAATGCCTGGCTCGAGATCTGGCAAAAATTTTGGCTCAAGCTGGCTTTGGCACATCGAGCTACACAGTGATTGGCCAGGGTATGGTGGATAATTTGATTATTGCTAGTCCAGCTGAACGAAAACTATTGTTCGAAGAAGCTAGCGGAATCCGTGGTTTTGAGCTGGAGCGGACCGACGTGCTGGTGCGATTAAGGCAGGCTCAGGAGCAAGCCCAGAAATTGCGCAATGAAGCACTGGAGTTAGTGCCTGAACGAGATAGGGTTAGCCAAGATGTAGATCGACTTGGTCGTCGTAGGGAAGTTGCCAGTGGGCTAAAGCTTGCTCAACAGTATTTTTTACAACAAGAGATAATGCGAGTTGAAGATGTGCAAAAACAACTGAATAAGGATAAGTCTGAGCTGGAAAAAGAGATTGTAAAACTTGATTTGGCAGAGAAAGGTTTACGAGCTCAAGCTCAAAAACTCGCCGATAATAGTCAGCAGAGTGCTCAGAATCAGACCGACTTAATCCAGGCCTTAGCTGATCTAGATAGTAAGCGCAGTCAGCTGAGTGGTCAGATTACTCAGATTCAAGTTGAGCTGGAGCTTAAAAAAGCAGAATTAAATAGTAAAAACTCACAGTCCCAGCAGGTTAAAAATAAGACTAAATTACAGTCTAATCTAAAGGCTTTACAAAAAGATTTACAAGACCAAACTCAGAAATCGGATGTACTGACTGAAAAAATTGCACAATTTGATAATAAAATTCGTGATTTAACCAAGCAATTAGCAAAATTACGCCAAGCTTTGCGCAATAATCAACGTGCTGCCTACATTGGGCAGGCTCTAGGTTTGGCTCGGTTGATCGCGCGACAACTAACCGAGGATAAAGCTATATCAAGTAGTCAGCTACGAATCCTATTGCATAAACTAATTCGCACTGTTAAATTGGCGCATGATTCAGATCTAGCTGATGCGCCCGATAAAATTGCAAAATTGCAACAGCAGGCTGCCCGAGAGATGGCCAAAAAGGAAGAGGTTGTTGAAAAGCAGACTACGATTATAATTCGAATTCGGTCGTTAGAATTAGATATTCATGCCATTGAAAAAGAGTTGGAGTCTAGTCGGCTGGAGTTACCAAGTAAATTGGAGGAAGAATTGCTACAGCGCATTAAAGTCCAGGAAGAAAAGCTTACAAAGTTATGCGCAGAGCGTGATCGATATGAAGTTGAGCAAGAAAAGTTACGTGGTAAATTGGCTAAGTTATCACGTCAGGATACTATTCAGGCGCAAGTTGAGATAGCCCATCAGCTAGAAGAAGTAGTTCAGCAAGGTAAAATGAAGCAAGAAGACCGATCCCGAATAGATGCCCGGTGCGAGGATCTTAAGCAAGAGCTCAAGCAATTATTGCAACAAGCCAAGACTTGGAGAGTAGAGATAGGTGATCGAGTTAAGACTATTGGCAGGCAAGTAAATCGAGATACTATTACGCGTCTGGAGGCAGAGCTCACTTTAATTGGCGAAATAGACGAGGCGGTGGTTGTGGCGCATGGCCAGCTTCAGGAACGAATAGCCTATCTCGAAGATCAGGCTCAAGATATTGAGCGAGCAATTACAGATTTGGAGAAAGTTTTAGATGAATTAACACGCCGTATTCAGTCGACTTTTGCGAAGAATTTTGCTCGGATTAATCGATCGTTTGCGAAGCATTTTGCACAACTATTTTCTGGTGGAACTGCAGAATTAACGCTACTGCAACTAGATGATGATTATGGCATTGAAATTACTGTTCAGCCACCCGGTAAGCGTGTAGCTACCCTCTCGGCACTTTCGGGTGGAGAAAAAGCTCTCTCAGCAATTGCGCTATTATCAGCAATTTTGTCAGTTAATCCTAGTCCGTTCATTGTATTGGATGAGGTTGATGCGGCACTAGATGATCGAAATGCCCAGCTTTTTTGCCAGACCCTAAAGCAGTTGGCTAAAAAATCGCAAATACTTGTCATCACACACAATCATGAAACTATGGTGCAGTCTGATAAGCTGTTTGGTGTGACGGCTAGTCCGCGCACTGCTTCTACGGTTTTGGCGGTAGAGCTAGCTGAAGCCGAGGCAGTGGGTTAA
- the rpmF gene encoding 50S ribosomal protein L32, which yields MAVPKKRTSKATKGQRRSHDALKAGQLVTEPTSGLVIPRRFYRAAQKGVARLAGRR from the coding sequence ATGGCAGTACCAAAGAAGCGTACTTCTAAGGCCACCAAAGGTCAACGTCGTAGTCATGATGCCCTGAAAGCCGGACAGCTAGTGACAGAGCCGACTAGTGGGCTAGTAATTCCGCGCCGATTTTATCGAGCCGCCCAAAAAGGGGTCGCCAGACTGGCCGGAAGACGCTAA
- a CDS encoding helix-turn-helix domain-containing protein, with product MARYRAGEKIKDLAVSYKIHRSTVMAHLRRGGELKHKGWTEETTAEARKLRAAGLTIVEIAARLGRPPSTVQRRLNQ from the coding sequence GTGGCCCGATACCGAGCCGGAGAGAAGATCAAGGATCTCGCGGTCAGCTACAAAATCCACCGCTCCACTGTGATGGCACACTTACGTAGAGGTGGCGAGCTGAAGCACAAGGGCTGGACCGAGGAGACCACGGCGGAGGCCAGGAAGCTCAGAGCTGCCGGCCTAACGATCGTGGAGATCGCAGCCAGACTTGGACGACCACCGTCGACGGTCCAGAGACGGCTGAACCAGTAG
- a CDS encoding AAA family ATPase produces the protein MDREDPTQHGDEASTQQSAQVADALRAIRSTAEEAPTTETDETTKPTQTAWSQSPWGFLGEPTSDTQPTSSLPEVPAPTPGTSNEKLSEAEREKLEKEARMQAYVEHKEAITTSGLQVRLDTQAIARLVDTVPVEEMVEQSYLRKDEVEDLIADRRADISRTIEAIARLPEILEFKPGITLIVGENGLGKSTLAKSLRYAALTHDRAMQDGDSIAEARNWVLSPRAHGDAQFELNDSGLAPEISEYIHVDYYGHMPYITPHYYDAAEIIGRQKTLNREAGRTDYRYDEHGQSMQYAGTHSRTGRSHRQTVDDQLFGYLKSEKESEIKRKSYRSAREDGKKYPTDLDTTGPQVYFIDEPETGMSPRRHKQLANEILDVTHEGATIILPTNSTVLYDSDLPRIDLEHPERGIFRPSEYPEDLN, from the coding sequence ATGGACAGAGAAGATCCCACCCAACACGGCGATGAAGCCTCAACTCAGCAGTCAGCCCAAGTAGCCGATGCATTACGAGCCATCCGCTCGACCGCGGAAGAGGCTCCCACAACAGAGACTGATGAGACGACTAAACCCACTCAAACAGCATGGAGTCAATCACCTTGGGGTTTTCTTGGCGAGCCAACATCTGACACTCAACCAACAAGTAGTCTACCAGAAGTCCCCGCTCCAACTCCTGGTACATCAAATGAGAAACTATCAGAGGCCGAGCGGGAAAAGCTAGAAAAAGAAGCGCGTATGCAGGCCTATGTAGAACATAAGGAGGCAATTACTACTTCTGGCTTGCAGGTCAGACTCGATACTCAAGCAATTGCCAGGCTAGTCGATACAGTTCCAGTCGAAGAAATGGTTGAGCAAAGTTACTTACGTAAAGATGAAGTCGAGGATCTCATTGCAGATCGGCGGGCAGACATTAGTCGCACTATTGAAGCTATCGCCAGGCTTCCAGAAATACTGGAGTTTAAACCAGGCATAACACTAATTGTCGGTGAAAATGGACTAGGTAAATCCACCTTAGCTAAATCCCTACGCTATGCCGCCCTCACTCATGATCGAGCTATGCAAGATGGTGATTCGATTGCAGAAGCTAGAAATTGGGTACTTAGCCCCCGTGCCCATGGTGACGCTCAATTTGAACTCAATGACTCTGGGTTGGCACCTGAAATTTCTGAGTATATCCACGTAGACTATTATGGCCACATGCCCTATATCACCCCTCACTATTACGATGCTGCCGAAATTATTGGCCGACAAAAGACCCTTAACCGTGAAGCTGGACGCACAGATTACCGTTACGATGAACATGGACAAAGTATGCAGTATGCCGGAACGCATAGCCGTACCGGCAGATCCCACCGCCAAACAGTTGACGATCAGCTATTTGGATACTTAAAGAGTGAAAAAGAAAGTGAAATTAAAAGAAAAAGTTATCGTTCTGCACGAGAAGATGGCAAGAAGTATCCTACAGATCTTGATACCACAGGCCCCCAAGTATATTTTATTGATGAACCTGAAACTGGCATGAGCCCCAGACGCCACAAGCAACTAGCTAATGAGATACTAGACGTCACGCACGAGGGCGCAACCATCATACTTCCCACAAACTCCACTGTGCTATACGACTCCGACTTACCACGCATTGATTTAGAACATCCAGAGCGAGGTATTTTTCGACCAAGTGAATATCCAGAAGATCTAAATTAG
- a CDS encoding leucine--tRNA ligase, with protein MSKASYDPRATEAKWRAVWEKSGIYKTSKDPKSPFYNLVMFPYPSGNLHVGHWYNFAPADTLGRFERMRGKDVLQPLGYDAFGLPAENAAIKNGIPADEWTDKNTASFHDQYKILGGMYDLDRIINTSKPDYYKWTQWLFLKLYHAGKAVRRDGVVNWCPSCQTVLANEQVVHGECERCGTKVERKNLKQWYLTITDYADRLLEDLDELDWPERVCQQQRNWIGRSAGAHLEFKVYGADGTLEVFTTRPDTIFGSTFMVVAPEHPLVADLITEEQRSEVEKYQQWAGTRTDVDRMEAKEKTGVFTGGYVVNPANAEKIPVWVADYVLMGYGTGAIMAVPAHDERDHAFAKKYNLQIIEVITNQDKASEPYAGDGVMQNSGQFDGLKSPEAKKKIVEWLHKGGFGKATTNYRLRDWLISRQRYWGAPIPIIYCEECGVVPVPEDQLPVVLPLGQEFDKSGRSPLHTHPDYVKATCPKCGNTNARRETDTMDTFVDSSWYFLRYPNTQYQDGAFDPEAVKTWLPVDRYMGGVEHAILHLLYARFIAKFLYDAGLIDFQEPFTKLINQGMILGPDGNKMSKSKGNVIDPMQYVEKYGADAVRLYLMFMGPWEDGGPWDPQRFEGTYRFLQKVYGTISAQYEPNVIDATSETALDTSLHKLVKKITEDLESTRFNTAIASMMEYITLLTKVQRASDVSVELWREHVQTFVRLLAPFAPFLAEELWQELGEEESVHLEAWPTFDEAKTRDELVTIAVQVNGKLRGEFVMEAGKLPGAIEDQARGLDAEHNWTHGLQVIKVIVVPDRLVNFVTAH; from the coding sequence ATGAGTAAGGCAAGCTATGATCCACGAGCCACTGAGGCTAAATGGCGAGCAGTGTGGGAAAAGTCTGGCATATACAAAACGTCCAAGGACCCAAAATCACCATTTTATAATCTGGTGATGTTTCCATACCCGTCGGGCAATTTGCATGTTGGGCACTGGTATAATTTTGCACCGGCCGATACGTTGGGCCGGTTTGAGCGGATGCGCGGTAAAGATGTATTGCAACCCTTGGGTTACGATGCTTTTGGCTTGCCAGCTGAGAATGCAGCTATTAAAAACGGTATTCCTGCCGACGAGTGGACCGATAAAAATACCGCTAGCTTTCATGATCAATACAAGATTTTGGGTGGAATGTATGACTTGGATCGTATCATTAATACTTCTAAGCCCGATTATTATAAGTGGACGCAGTGGCTTTTCTTGAAGCTTTATCACGCCGGCAAGGCTGTTCGTCGAGATGGGGTGGTGAATTGGTGTCCGAGCTGCCAGACCGTGCTTGCTAATGAGCAAGTTGTACATGGTGAATGTGAGCGTTGCGGTACAAAAGTGGAGCGTAAGAATTTAAAGCAGTGGTATCTTACTATTACCGACTACGCCGATAGACTTCTAGAAGATTTGGATGAATTAGATTGGCCAGAGCGAGTCTGCCAACAGCAACGTAACTGGATTGGTCGTAGTGCTGGTGCGCATCTAGAATTTAAGGTCTATGGTGCAGATGGTACGCTGGAGGTATTTACTACTCGACCAGATACAATTTTTGGATCAACTTTTATGGTGGTGGCGCCAGAACATCCATTGGTGGCAGACCTAATAACTGAAGAACAGCGCTCCGAAGTTGAAAAATACCAACAATGGGCCGGTACTCGCACCGATGTTGACCGTATGGAGGCCAAGGAAAAGACTGGTGTCTTTACCGGTGGCTATGTGGTTAATCCGGCTAATGCCGAAAAAATTCCAGTTTGGGTGGCAGATTATGTCTTAATGGGCTATGGCACTGGGGCTATCATGGCGGTCCCGGCTCATGATGAGCGTGACCATGCTTTTGCTAAGAAGTATAATTTGCAGATTATCGAGGTAATTACCAATCAAGATAAGGCATCCGAGCCTTACGCCGGTGATGGTGTGATGCAAAATTCGGGCCAGTTTGATGGCCTCAAAAGCCCAGAAGCTAAGAAAAAGATTGTGGAGTGGCTTCATAAGGGGGGTTTTGGAAAGGCCACAACTAATTACCGTTTGCGTGACTGGCTAATCTCACGTCAGCGCTATTGGGGCGCTCCGATTCCGATTATTTACTGCGAAGAATGTGGCGTGGTACCAGTTCCTGAAGATCAGCTCCCGGTTGTCTTGCCGTTGGGGCAGGAGTTTGATAAGTCTGGTCGCTCGCCTCTACACACTCATCCAGATTACGTGAAGGCCACTTGCCCCAAGTGTGGCAATACCAATGCTCGTCGCGAAACCGACACGATGGATACTTTTGTTGATTCAAGCTGGTACTTCTTACGCTATCCAAATACACAGTATCAAGATGGTGCATTCGATCCAGAAGCAGTTAAGACCTGGTTGCCAGTCGATCGCTACATGGGTGGGGTGGAGCATGCTATTCTGCACTTGCTGTACGCGCGCTTTATCGCTAAGTTTTTGTATGATGCTGGCTTAATAGATTTTCAGGAGCCGTTTACCAAGCTAATTAATCAGGGTATGATTCTCGGTCCGGATGGTAATAAGATGAGCAAATCTAAAGGTAATGTGATAGACCCGATGCAGTATGTCGAAAAATACGGCGCTGATGCGGTGCGTCTGTACCTGATGTTTATGGGGCCGTGGGAAGATGGTGGGCCGTGGGATCCGCAACGGTTTGAGGGGACATACCGCTTTTTGCAGAAAGTTTATGGCACAATTTCGGCTCAATATGAACCCAATGTTATTGACGCCACGAGTGAGACAGCACTCGATACGTCCCTACATAAGCTGGTCAAAAAAATTACTGAGGATCTAGAGAGTACTCGATTTAATACTGCCATTGCCTCGATGATGGAGTACATCACCCTACTCACTAAGGTTCAGCGAGCGAGCGATGTTTCGGTTGAGCTTTGGCGTGAGCATGTGCAAACATTCGTCCGCCTTTTGGCGCCCTTTGCGCCATTTTTGGCCGAAGAATTATGGCAGGAGTTGGGTGAAGAGGAAAGTGTACATCTGGAAGCTTGGCCTACTTTTGATGAAGCTAAAACTCGTGATGAATTAGTAACAATTGCAGTGCAGGTAAATGGCAAGTTGCGCGGTGAGTTTGTGATGGAGGCAGGTAAGTTACCTGGTGCTATAGAGGATCAGGCGCGTGGTCTAGATGCCGAGCATAACTGGACGCATGGCTTGCAGGTCATCAAAGTTATTGTGGTGCCGGATAGGTTAGTCAACTTTGTAACCGCTCATTAA